From Solea senegalensis isolate Sse05_10M linkage group LG19, IFAPA_SoseM_1, whole genome shotgun sequence, the proteins below share one genomic window:
- the LOC122785118 gene encoding methionine-R-sulfoxide reductase B1-A-like, which produces MSFCSFSRGEVFKNHFKPGIYVCAKCENQLFSSHSKYEHSSPWPAFTETVHEDSVSKHKERPNAYKVRCGKCENGLGHEFVNDGPGKGLSRFUIFSSSLKFVPKDKVDGQ; this is translated from the exons ATGTCGTTTTGTTCATTTTCCCGTGGAGAAGTTTTTAAAAACCACTTCAAACCAG GAATTTACGTTTGTGCCAAGTGTGAAAACCAGCTTTTCTCGAGCCACTCAAAGTATGAGCACTCCTCTCCCTGGCCGGCCTTCACTGAGACCGTACATGAGGACAGTGTGTCCAAACATAAGGAGAGACCAAACGCTTACAAG GTGCGGTGTGGGAAGTGTGAAAATGGACTGGGCCACGAGTTTGTGAATGACGGGCCAGGCAAAGGGTTGTCCCGCTTCTGAATATTCAGCAGCTCACTGAAGTTCGTCCCTAAAG ATAAGGTTGATGGACAGTAG